A single window of Providencia alcalifaciens DNA harbors:
- a CDS encoding fimbrial-like protein, which produces MIRKLSFFSVIVGLLLPAGELQAGSASTTLSFSAFFYGGSCDVTVPSTVTYNNGAPLPYDEIPNNQQRHQFTLTLSGCQGYFLTPKIAVKGNTFTADNNEQLYADASSTTKGYGVKLSTLGNTLFNANDNTAKSGNEVITIKTWPSGGTSDVERLNSSLDFTAVLACGTCTASDNLQNGELIATVTFSFLYD; this is translated from the coding sequence ATGATACGAAAACTTTCTTTCTTTAGCGTGATTGTAGGGTTGCTATTACCAGCCGGTGAATTACAGGCAGGCAGTGCCTCAACCACCCTTTCATTTTCCGCTTTTTTTTATGGTGGTAGCTGCGATGTGACGGTGCCAAGTACCGTCACCTATAACAATGGTGCGCCACTGCCTTACGATGAAATTCCGAATAATCAGCAACGTCACCAATTCACGTTAACCCTCTCAGGGTGCCAAGGCTATTTTTTAACACCCAAAATTGCGGTCAAAGGGAACACCTTCACCGCGGATAACAATGAACAGCTGTATGCCGATGCATCCAGCACCACAAAAGGCTATGGCGTTAAGCTATCCACCCTGGGGAATACGCTTTTTAATGCCAATGACAATACGGCCAAATCCGGCAATGAGGTCATTACCATCAAGACATGGCCATCGGGTGGAACCAGCGATGTAGAGAGATTAAATAGCTCACTTGATTTTACTGCCGTGCTCGCCTGCGGCACCTGCACCGCCAGTGACAATTTACAAAACGGTGAGCTCATCGCGACCGTCACGTTTAGCTTCTTATATGACTAA
- a CDS encoding fimbrial protein — MTLTKQSLYSLLIPTALYAVSLGQSAMAATSATTKISASIVGGGCQITAPPTVSIRNGDLIPAEDITTTSDISETFDITILGCKGYGLTPSITIEGDTDSASGEDLFVSTGSTSTGYGILLSTAGNTNFEGSDNLATDKKITALATKEWDKTFASTLDGKVPLKATVSCGTCTANDLQGGELTASLTFNFFYN; from the coding sequence ATGACACTGACTAAACAGTCACTCTATTCCCTGCTCATCCCCACCGCATTGTATGCGGTAAGTCTGGGGCAATCCGCGATGGCGGCAACCTCGGCCACCACCAAAATCAGTGCCAGCATTGTCGGCGGGGGCTGCCAGATTACAGCCCCCCCGACCGTTTCGATTCGTAACGGGGATCTTATTCCGGCTGAAGATATCACCACGACCAGCGATATCAGCGAAACCTTTGATATCACCATTCTCGGCTGTAAAGGTTACGGGTTAACCCCCTCGATAACCATCGAAGGGGATACCGATAGTGCCTCCGGTGAAGATCTGTTTGTGAGTACCGGCAGCACCAGTACAGGCTATGGCATTCTATTGTCGACGGCTGGCAATACTAACTTCGAAGGTAGTGACAACCTGGCAACGGATAAAAAAATCACGGCACTCGCCACCAAAGAGTGGGACAAAACCTTTGCCAGCACATTGGATGGAAAAGTTCCACTGAAAGCAACCGTCAGTTGTGGAACCTGTACCGCCAATGACTTACAAGGTGGTGAATTAACCGCCTCATTAACGTTTAATTTTTTCTATAACTGA
- a CDS encoding fimbrial protein: MRKFNKCLVVFFAVLLNGWHVAQAENTEIKAVITDDVGCEIRIPNSLQFTPMRTSDFQGAITTHQIKPLKAQFICVDKTGNLTPKITLQGNTPYNESTIFLDGTPNSTGFMLRLSDGTPLSLSDFYDTSKAFKRGEQIALTPLTKENHHQTEETFLVGLVGPVDGEAIPGEFSASLTFNLIFQ, from the coding sequence ATGCGCAAATTCAATAAATGTCTCGTCGTTTTTTTCGCCGTGTTACTTAACGGATGGCACGTAGCACAGGCCGAAAATACCGAGATTAAAGCCGTCATTACCGATGATGTCGGGTGTGAAATTCGCATTCCCAATTCATTGCAATTTACCCCGATGCGTACATCCGATTTTCAAGGCGCAATAACCACGCATCAAATTAAACCCTTGAAAGCGCAGTTTATTTGTGTGGATAAAACGGGAAATTTGACCCCAAAAATTACGTTACAGGGAAATACCCCCTATAACGAAAGCACCATTTTCTTAGATGGAACCCCAAACAGCACAGGGTTTATGTTACGCCTCAGTGATGGCACGCCGCTCTCCCTGAGTGATTTTTATGACACAAGCAAAGCGTTTAAACGCGGTGAACAGATTGCCTTAACCCCACTGACCAAAGAGAACCATCACCAAACTGAAGAGACTTTTCTCGTGGGTTTAGTCGGGCCCGTGGATGGGGAAGCTATCCCCGGTGAATTCTCAGCCTCATTGACGTTTAACCTTATTTTTCAGTAA
- a CDS encoding fimbrial biogenesis chaperone: MRHNRFMQGICGGLLLLSGSSIAGIAIDTTRIIFSESDNTTGKSVGISSSSQSLTPYLVKAQILQTPYGDNGETPFVVTPSLFRLESGSTNQVRIMKKNVALPQDKESVFYFRTVAMPTSEKGLNAPQNNIDGAVQVSTGNIIKLFYRPNHLGMTQPQAMKSLKFSSVNNGVQVSNPSPYYITLDSVKIANKPVPLSAAKGNNMIAPFSSITYSHVQRQGAVEWKAINDYGAKDEFHAQIQ, encoded by the coding sequence ATGCGACATAACCGATTTATGCAAGGGATCTGCGGTGGCTTGCTATTGCTATCAGGTTCATCGATAGCCGGGATCGCTATCGACACCACTCGAATTATCTTTTCAGAAAGTGATAACACCACCGGAAAAAGCGTGGGGATCTCCAGCTCTAGCCAATCACTTACGCCTTATTTAGTCAAAGCACAGATTTTGCAAACCCCCTATGGCGACAATGGTGAAACTCCCTTTGTAGTGACGCCTTCGTTATTTCGATTAGAGTCTGGTTCCACGAATCAAGTGCGCATCATGAAAAAAAATGTGGCACTTCCACAAGATAAAGAATCTGTTTTTTATTTTCGTACTGTCGCTATGCCGACCAGCGAAAAAGGGCTGAATGCCCCACAAAATAATATTGATGGTGCAGTACAGGTATCAACGGGAAATATCATCAAGCTGTTTTATCGCCCGAATCATTTGGGCATGACCCAGCCACAAGCGATGAAATCGCTGAAATTTTCGAGCGTGAATAATGGGGTTCAAGTGTCCAATCCTTCCCCGTACTACATCACCTTAGACAGCGTAAAAATTGCCAATAAACCCGTTCCGTTGAGCGCAGCCAAGGGAAATAACATGATTGCGCCGTTTAGCAGCATCACCTATTCCCATGTTCAACGACAAGGCGCGGTTGAATGGAAAGCCATTAATGACTATGGCGCAAAGGACGAGTTTCATGCGCAAATTCAATAA
- a CDS encoding type 1 fimbrial protein: protein MAFKKLALTTLFAGASCVSLNAMAAPSAEVTLQGILTNTTCNVTINGGKSVLNVGVLKTSVGKADSDFAAVNAMSSTTVDMPVTLVGCAKGEKGNLIIQGITSVGNNERNLFVSDDSKTVGFMIEDEAKATVTNGEKIAFNIEPENTDAQYTFKVGMATATDAPDAGSYSAPILVAYIVD, encoded by the coding sequence ATGGCTTTTAAAAAATTAGCGTTAACAACATTATTCGCTGGCGCTTCCTGTGTCAGTTTAAATGCAATGGCAGCACCTTCTGCAGAAGTGACTCTGCAAGGGATCCTGACCAACACAACCTGTAATGTCACCATCAATGGTGGTAAATCAGTCTTAAACGTCGGTGTTTTAAAAACCTCTGTCGGTAAAGCAGATTCAGACTTTGCCGCTGTCAATGCAATGTCCTCTACAACCGTTGATATGCCAGTGACTTTAGTCGGTTGTGCCAAGGGTGAAAAGGGTAACCTGATCATTCAAGGTATTACTTCAGTGGGTAACAACGAACGTAACCTCTTTGTTTCTGACGATTCGAAAACCGTTGGTTTTATGATTGAAGACGAAGCTAAAGCAACCGTGACTAATGGCGAAAAAATCGCCTTTAACATTGAGCCAGAAAATACTGACGCTCAATACACCTTCAAAGTCGGTATGGCAACGGCAACAGATGCACCTGATGCAGGTTCCTACAGTGCACCCATCTTAGTTGCTTATATCGTTGACTAA
- a CDS encoding helix-turn-helix domain-containing protein yields MLWLKILPNFTLLFFTPILFKNKNRFVLTHLFYLICFEIDSYLRFMMSLKKIERITKSFSQAIADEIASLRRKRLLSGRQLGSLIGVSQQQISRYENGVCEITLSTLCLLLHYLGVSLESFFFFVSERIEAKEPELYGEFSLLFEQHGALISK; encoded by the coding sequence ATGCTTTGGTTAAAAATATTGCCAAATTTTACCCTATTGTTTTTTACTCCTATTTTGTTTAAAAATAAAAACAGATTCGTGCTTACGCATTTATTTTATTTAATATGTTTTGAAATTGATTCTTATTTAAGGTTTATGATGAGTTTGAAAAAAATAGAGAGAATTACAAAATCATTTTCTCAAGCTATCGCAGATGAAATTGCAAGCTTAAGAAGGAAAAGATTATTATCAGGTAGACAATTAGGTTCACTCATTGGAGTCTCTCAACAACAGATTTCACGCTATGAAAATGGTGTTTGTGAAATAACTTTATCTACTTTATGTCTTTTACTTCATTACTTGGGTGTATCTTTAGAATCGTTCTTCTTCTTTGTTTCTGAACGCATAGAAGCCAAGGAACCTGAGCTTTACGGTGAGTTTAGTTTATTATTTGAGCAACATGGTGCTCTAATTTCAAAATAA
- a CDS encoding helix-turn-helix domain-containing protein, which translates to MNKTNLDLKKDSSSENIFSLCCGLVIRKIRKENGISACELAKKVNISQQQMSRYERGINKFSIDMLFDITVALNIPFERLIKYVVSEVQKLPSDSAAILKNKILASDMIYFY; encoded by the coding sequence ATGAATAAAACTAATTTGGATTTAAAAAAAGACAGTTCATCAGAGAATATATTTTCCCTATGTTGTGGGCTAGTCATAAGGAAAATTCGAAAAGAAAATGGTATTTCTGCATGTGAGTTAGCAAAAAAAGTAAATATTTCTCAGCAGCAGATGTCCCGTTATGAACGTGGAATCAATAAGTTTAGTATTGATATGTTATTTGATATAACAGTTGCTTTAAATATTCCATTTGAAAGATTAATCAAATATGTTGTTTCTGAGGTTCAAAAATTACCTTCAGACAGTGCCGCTATATTAAAAAATAAAATATTAGCTTCTGATATGATTTATTTTTATTAA
- a CDS encoding fimbrial protein encodes MKKIILATMISGVMSTSALAVNAGSGTVTFSGSIIEAPCSIAPGEENQEVALGQVSNVTLDNGGESSAQPFQIKLEGCNLKGDNQVAVTFKGTEVGTNTGYLQITGDATGAAVKIMSGSGSQIKVNSSAKQNYVEGNNTLKFQASLIGLKLVDKDSKVIPVTPGKFQAVTNFTLAYN; translated from the coding sequence ATGAAAAAAATTATTTTAGCAACTATGATTTCTGGCGTAATGAGTACATCTGCATTAGCTGTTAATGCAGGTAGCGGAACAGTAACATTTTCTGGTTCTATTATTGAAGCGCCGTGTTCTATTGCTCCGGGTGAAGAAAACCAAGAAGTCGCATTGGGCCAAGTATCTAATGTGACTTTAGATAATGGTGGCGAATCATCGGCACAGCCTTTCCAGATTAAGTTAGAAGGTTGTAATCTCAAAGGTGATAATCAAGTGGCTGTCACCTTTAAAGGAACCGAAGTGGGAACCAATACGGGCTATTTACAAATTACGGGCGATGCAACTGGTGCAGCAGTCAAGATCATGAGTGGCTCCGGCTCTCAAATTAAAGTTAACTCTAGTGCTAAACAAAATTATGTTGAAGGAAATAATACATTAAAATTCCAAGCATCATTAATTGGATTAAAATTAGTTGATAAAGATAGCAAAGTTATTCCTGTAACACCCGGTAAATTCCAAGCTGTGACTAACTTTACATTAGCATATAACTAA
- a CDS encoding fimbrial protein has translation MRINKKEVIFLLPFILIFSRYSFAKNSMDLIMQGSIIDTACAIDTGSYEQSIDMGVLPLSLIKNQGEGQAQDFFITLIGCKLMSYSGELWKTFDISFEAPVNGNWFSVSGSAQGIALSLTDSTGENISPGKKLSPQNIKDGNHLLNYQFKIVSDRTPLRAGKYQASIRFKLDYY, from the coding sequence ATGAGAATAAATAAAAAAGAAGTTATTTTTTTATTACCATTTATATTAATATTTTCCAGATATTCTTTTGCAAAAAACTCAATGGATTTAATAATGCAAGGCAGCATTATCGATACCGCGTGCGCTATTGATACAGGATCTTATGAACAGTCTATTGATATGGGAGTTTTACCTCTCTCATTAATAAAGAATCAAGGTGAGGGACAAGCTCAGGATTTTTTTATTACATTAATTGGTTGCAAGCTAATGTCTTATTCAGGGGAACTGTGGAAAACTTTTGATATTTCATTTGAAGCTCCAGTTAATGGCAATTGGTTTTCCGTGTCAGGTTCTGCTCAAGGCATTGCATTATCATTAACTGATTCAACTGGAGAGAATATCAGCCCTGGGAAAAAATTATCGCCTCAAAATATAAAGGATGGTAATCACCTTTTAAATTACCAATTTAAAATTGTTTCAGATAGAACACCACTACGTGCTGGGAAATATCAAGCATCGATCCGTTTTAAACTTGATTACTACTAA